In the Haloferula helveola genome, one interval contains:
- a CDS encoding FmdB family zinc ribbon protein, translated as MPNYDYVCEKCGHRFEVFQSMNDPKLTDCPAEGCDGSVRRLLGTGAGLIFKGGGFYQTDYRSESYKSGQKKDSETGKKPAAEKSSGSDPKPSKPASSDSA; from the coding sequence ACGACTACGTCTGTGAGAAGTGCGGGCACCGGTTCGAGGTGTTCCAAAGCATGAATGACCCCAAACTGACGGATTGTCCGGCCGAGGGCTGCGACGGCAGCGTGCGTCGTCTTTTGGGAACCGGGGCGGGGCTGATCTTCAAGGGTGGAGGCTTTTACCAGACCGACTACCGCTCCGAGTCCTACAAGAGCGGCCAGAAGAAGGATTCGGAGACCGGGAAGAAGCCTGCCGCCGAGAAGTCCTCGGGTTCCGACCCGAAACCCTCGAAACCGGCCTCCTCTGACTCGGCCTGA